In one Polyangium spumosum genomic region, the following are encoded:
- a CDS encoding M20 metallopeptidase family protein, producing MDIPETRVFLDELVALRRGLHQIPELAFLEERTAGLLLQELSRLRIAATYGGRGTGVVGRIEGRDPAAPVIALRAEMDALPGHESTGLPFASQHPGRVHACGHDAHMTMVLGAARLLARGERPAGDVVLVFQPAEEHGGGARVVMQSGALARVSAIFGAHVTHHYYTGQIMVTEGVVTAQSDRFVLRVRGKGGHGARPHETVDAVIVAGFLISALQTLVSREADPLYPTVVTIGRVQAGTAANVIAEEALLEGSIRTTVPAARARVLHGIRRMAGAAGALHGADVTVELFEGYPPVVNSALEASICRRAGERVFGARDVLPQEHPSMGSEDFAYYLHETPGCFVRLGARKQGWDYVPLHSPAFTVDEDVLPLGASFFAEVVREAQRSLPGPRPRRP from the coding sequence ATGGACATCCCGGAGACTCGTGTCTTCCTCGACGAGCTCGTCGCCCTTCGGCGCGGGCTGCACCAGATACCCGAGCTCGCGTTCCTGGAGGAGAGGACCGCCGGTCTCCTCCTGCAGGAGCTCTCGCGCCTCCGGATCGCCGCGACCTACGGCGGGCGCGGGACGGGCGTGGTCGGCCGGATCGAGGGACGCGACCCGGCGGCCCCCGTCATTGCGCTGCGCGCGGAGATGGATGCATTGCCGGGCCACGAGTCCACGGGCCTGCCCTTCGCCTCGCAGCATCCGGGGCGCGTGCACGCCTGCGGCCACGACGCGCACATGACCATGGTGCTCGGGGCGGCGCGGCTGCTCGCGCGAGGCGAGAGGCCCGCGGGGGACGTGGTGCTCGTCTTTCAGCCCGCCGAGGAGCACGGCGGCGGGGCGCGCGTCGTGATGCAGTCCGGCGCGCTCGCCCGTGTCTCCGCCATCTTCGGCGCCCACGTCACCCACCATTATTACACCGGGCAGATCATGGTCACCGAGGGCGTGGTCACGGCGCAGTCGGACCGGTTCGTCCTGCGCGTCCGCGGCAAGGGCGGGCACGGCGCGCGCCCGCACGAGACCGTGGACGCGGTGATCGTCGCGGGATTCTTGATTTCAGCGCTGCAAACGCTGGTCTCGCGCGAGGCCGATCCCCTCTACCCCACGGTGGTCACCATCGGCCGCGTGCAGGCGGGCACAGCGGCGAACGTCATCGCCGAGGAGGCTTTGCTCGAGGGGAGCATTCGCACGACCGTCCCGGCGGCCCGAGCCCGCGTGCTCCACGGCATTCGCCGCATGGCCGGCGCCGCGGGCGCCTTGCACGGCGCGGACGTCACCGTCGAGCTCTTCGAGGGATATCCTCCCGTGGTGAACAGCGCGCTCGAGGCCTCGATATGCCGCCGCGCGGGCGAACGCGTCTTCGGCGCGCGCGACGTCTTGCCCCAGGAGCACCCCAGCATGGGCTCGGAGGATTTCGCCTATTACCTGCACGAGACGCCCGGCTGCTTCGTCCGCCTGGGCGCGCGCAAGCAGGGCTGGGACTACGTCCCCTTGCATAGCCCCGCCTTCACCGTGGACGAGGACGTATTGCCGCTCGGCGCGTCCTTCTTCGCGGAGGTCGTGCGCGAGGCACAGCGCTCGTTACCGGGGCCGAGGCCGAGGCGCCCATGA
- a CDS encoding carboxylate-amine ligase — translation MMIRDFQPSPPTVGLELEWQLVHHETLDLHDGILPLLELLPLDPLVKPEAIEPCVEVVTAPMASTALLRGALVEKVSRVQEAAARLGVTLVGAGTHPFCERLVSVTPLPRYLVMQRRNGYLANTQIAYALQVHVGMPSGEVAIRVMGLVSSVLPVLLALSASSPAHHGRETSFASFRRCLLAPTRTSGSAPAFDDWAAFLHFVDVSERAGMFESYRDIHWDLRPRPDLGTLEVRIMDAQPTVEDALSLGALVHSLLVLVIEDRAPDPRLPRRVPWWIEKENCYRASRDGLEAELVIDAEGHSRPLRGIAEDLFALVSPEARALGEQADLARAEGLLARGSSSMRQIELFRRTGSMKAVTRALADELVEELARANVVPRVA, via the coding sequence ATGATGATCCGCGATTTCCAGCCGAGCCCGCCCACGGTCGGCCTCGAGCTCGAATGGCAGCTCGTCCACCACGAGACCCTCGATCTGCACGACGGCATCTTGCCCTTGCTCGAGCTCCTCCCTCTTGATCCCCTCGTCAAACCCGAGGCGATCGAGCCCTGCGTGGAGGTCGTCACGGCCCCGATGGCGTCGACGGCGCTCCTTCGTGGCGCCCTCGTCGAGAAGGTCTCCCGTGTCCAGGAGGCCGCGGCGCGGCTCGGCGTGACCCTCGTCGGCGCGGGCACGCACCCCTTCTGCGAGCGCCTCGTCTCCGTCACTCCATTGCCGCGGTACCTCGTGATGCAGCGCAGGAACGGGTATCTGGCGAATACGCAGATCGCCTATGCGCTCCAGGTCCACGTGGGCATGCCGTCGGGGGAGGTCGCGATACGCGTGATGGGCCTGGTGAGCTCGGTCTTGCCCGTCCTGCTCGCGCTCTCGGCCTCGTCGCCCGCTCATCACGGGCGGGAGACGTCGTTCGCCTCGTTCCGGCGCTGCCTGCTCGCGCCCACGCGCACGAGCGGGAGCGCCCCCGCGTTCGACGACTGGGCGGCGTTTTTGCATTTCGTGGACGTGTCCGAGCGGGCGGGGATGTTCGAATCGTACCGCGACATCCACTGGGACCTGCGCCCGCGCCCCGACCTCGGCACGCTCGAGGTGCGGATCATGGATGCGCAGCCCACGGTCGAGGACGCGCTCTCGCTCGGCGCGCTCGTGCATTCGCTCCTCGTGCTCGTGATCGAGGACCGGGCGCCCGATCCGCGCCTGCCTCGGCGCGTACCCTGGTGGATCGAGAAAGAAAACTGTTATCGAGCTTCGAGAGACGGGCTCGAGGCCGAGCTCGTCATCGACGCCGAGGGGCATTCGCGGCCGCTGCGGGGGATCGCCGAGGACCTGTTCGCCCTGGTCTCGCCGGAGGCGCGCGCGCTGGGCGAGCAGGCGGATCTCGCGCGCGCCGAGGGCCTGCTCGCGCGGGGGAGCTCGAGCATGCGGCAGATCGAGCTCTTCCGGCGGACCGGATCGATGAAGGCCGTGACACGAGCGCTCGCGGACGAGCTCGTCGAGGAGCTCGCGCGCGCGAACGTGGTGCCGCGGGTCGCGTGA